The Acanthopagrus latus isolate v.2019 chromosome 20, fAcaLat1.1, whole genome shotgun sequence genomic sequence TGTGATTAGGTAAGAATAATTGAGTACACTGGAGAGCACTGAAAGTGAACATCTGGACCCTGCCGGATGGATTTCAACACGCTGTGTGTTGTATTGTACTGGTGGATTATTTAAAGACTGTTAAAGTCATGTATCGACTTCAGCGAtgacaacacagacactgaactGAATCATGTGATCTCACTAGATGATTCAGTCCTCGCTAACAACAATCCTTCACCTGTTTTTATGCAACCAACTCCTAAACATGtattaatttgcattttctttgcaGATTGTCTGGGAATTTGTTACTGTCTATGTGCTTTTTCACGTGGCTGCTGAGGCAATTCATATTTAAATCCATTCTGACAGGTATTTATATGACAAATAATAACTCCATTTCTTCACTTTACACCAGAAAACTATTATTGTTAGTTTTTAGGAATAGGGGGTGATAAATGCTTATTATCTTATAATTCAATAGCAGCATGCTAGAATGTTGGCATAAAAAACTAAGGTAACTGAGTGAGGGATACAGTCatgatttttgtgtctgtgttgtcatCACTCAAGTGCTGACAGTCAACCAGGAAAATGAGTATTTCTTTCACATTTGATTAATCAGAAGGACACAGCATAGGAGCATCAGAGGGGAagggtttttttcctttttttttttaatcactagCGGGAGGAGTTGGAACTAGAGCGTGACCGGTGACGGCGCCGGCCAGGTGACCGAGACCTGCGACGCACTGGAGAGCGTCGCCGTGGAGACCGAGACctaggagaggaagaaagagagtaAGATTAAACGCAGGAAAAGTGAtgctgaaaaagcagaaaataaccAGAGAGAATTGGATGTCATAGCAACCAAGAGTAAAAATGGAGGCTGTAATAGAATACAGAGTAGCAGTTGAGGGATAGTCTTCATTATTTGTTTCCCAAATCAAAGCACTGCTTTCCTACTCATCAGATCCTGCTCACCTTCTCCTCATTCGAGGTGGAGTGCGTCTCCACAtgggtggtggaggaggcatCCTGCGGGGAGGGGACAGCCTGCGGGGGGGAGGGCGCACTGTGGGTGTCAGCACAGCTGTGACCGTGATCTCCTGACCATCGATTTGACCTGAAAGGCAAAACATTTCAGTAATGTAagacatcaacatcaacaagtGCGCCAAAGAAACATGGTAATCACTGAACAATCTGTTATCTTTACTACATTATGCAATCATAAACAACATGGCTGTCATCCAACCTGTGCCATTTCCATGTTCATGTTCCTCTGCATCCTCTTACCTCCGTCCATGTGTTTCAGGGCCTTCTCCGCCTCCTCTGGGGTCTCAAACTCCACATAGGCGTAGCCTTTGGACAAATGAGGATGGACGCGGTTCATGGGCATGTCGATCATCTTGATCTTGCCATAGGTGGAGAAGATCTCCTGAATATGTTCCTTTAAAAGGCACAATGGAGAATTCTTTGAAATGTACACCTACATCtagacacatttattttggtaattaaaaattcactgccacactgttcATAATTACGCGTTAAATTTGTacaatatcatgtttatatgtatatgtgagTCTACtgtatttcttacttttttaattttattgttaattttttactattgttattgctttttgtaatattctgtcctttgGTTGCAGTGGCTAACAAATTCCcccatttgtgggacaataaaggaatactgattctaACTGATTTTTATTGAGGGGATTATTATTCGACAATGTAGTAGTGTGAGAACAATCCATTTCAGctccttcagtgtttcccacacattaatttatCTATGGCGGTCCAGAGCTGCCTGATTACATTATTTTCTCCAGCCCAGCTCTGATTCTGTGAGAAACACTGTCCTTTTAGGAGGATACGTGCAACCAGCTACAGGTATATCTAAATATAACACTTTTAGATTAAAttataattcattcattatcagTAACTGCTTACCCTTTGCAGGGTCGCAGGgggctggagctgatcccagcgGATACTGGATGAACAGTGACACTATGAATCATTTTATTATAATCAGACGAAGAAATTACCTCACTCCacatcattcagtttttcaattAAAGGTGTGTGTAAGCGCttctgtttaattttaattaGTGTACATCAAGGCGATGGAGCCTGCAAACAGCACACCATAAATTCCTCTTATAtttcttctcttgtttcctGTTAGTTCACTTCCATAAACTACCTCAAACACTCAGTTTATAAAGTTTGCATAACAGACTGCTTTTAGTCTAATCTGATACTATGTTATAACATTGCGTTGTAATTTTTGCTTGCTTTACAGAAGCAGCACTACCATCAGTTTACAAGCTCAGCTGCAACAGTCCCAGGCTGTGTCTGTGAGTTTGTCACTTTTCATTGTGTTAAACACACCTGGAATGTAATGATGTTTTTGACATATGAGATCCCAACAAAATTaatacaaacaaaagacaaaaatgattTCTGTTGTCTCGCTATGCTGGAAATTGTTTGGGGGTCTTTTACATGTGTTGCCTTCAGCCTTTACCTTTATAACATTTCTGGTTAGCCGGCCCAGGTAGACCTTTGTGGGTTTTGGTGTGGGGCTTCTACGTCGCCGGTCTCTGTCATCCTTCTTTGCTGATTTTGACCTggtgacatttacatttcagttaaTATTTGAAATCATAATGAGTTCACTAGTAACAGTATGTCAGACATTAACATAGTACTATATtagacattaaaaaagaaagaaatgattcaCTACTTGTTCAAAGGGAAATAATCTGGTATTTGGATGTGGGTCCCTATCAGGTACTCATTCACAGTCAATGTATCaccaacagcagacagcagtcAGCACATGTCCAGTTTGAAAAAGCAACAGGAGTACTGGTGTAGGAAGTTAAGCAATGTGCTCCTGTGGATGGAGGCAGCAGCAAAATACACTACAGTTGTAAAAGAACATCAATATCAGTTTCGTGCAGACTATATCAAGAATATTTTCACTGCTGTACTTTGCTGTCAGACCTTTCTGACAGGGAATAAAATATGTCATATCGCTCTCTCCAAAACCCAAAATCTAAATCTACCTTTACCAACAACAGATCATGTTTGCTCACAGAACACAGGAGTTGCTGGTCTATGACTGCCttgtttggttagttttttttttgtgctcttgTGTGATTCAAAGGTTGCTGGACTAACCTTTTAAAACAGTGACGTCCCAAACAAACTTTTTTGTCAAAGGAGTCTAGCTTTGAAGAGAGCATACATGATAgaacagtttcagttttgagTGGGTTTAAATCGAATaccattgtgttttttcccccccgttaTCTGTTAATTTAAGCTTTTCAGGGTCTTTTTTAGCATTTATTACCTGCCCTAACATCAGCTATTGGGAATCCCTTAACTAAACAAATAGAAATcagtcctcctgctgcttctcctaCCTGGGGGTTTGCCGACCACCATCTAATGAATGAAATGCACTGACAAAGGAGTACCTCACCCAGCCTCACTTCAAAAACCGAAAACTGTCCCTTTATTTTCCCAGAAAATTTAATCATCACTGATTCCGTACTTGGACCGTGAACGTCGTCTGTTGTTGTGGCGCTGGCGGCTGGGGCTCggtgaagaggatgaagaggaggaggaagaggagcgggaGCTGGACGAGCCTGAGTGGctggaggcagaggagctggagcCACTGGAGGAGCCCGAACTGGagcctgagctgctgctggagctggaacTGGACCTAAAAAAGGGCAGATATGAACGGTTTATCCTCCACTCTCTAAAGTAAATGAGAATGCAGCTGTGACCTTGTGTCAAAATCAGACCACAATCCATCCAATACAGAGCAGCTTTTGCCAAACATTTCCCTTGATCAGATGAAGAATCTATCAATGGTAAATAATAACAGGGAACAAGGAAATAGGAACCTGGCAgcatttattgatatttaatgACAACAATCTCTGACCTGCTGCTCCGACTGGAAGCACTGCGTCGCGTGCGGTTCTTCTCTCGGCCCCGGCCTTTGTCAGCTCCTTCTTTCGTGGATCCGGACTTCTCCTTACCTCTCTGTTTGCCCTTGTCATCTTCCTTCCTCTTAGTTGGGGAAGGCGCCCTGATGGAGTACAGGAAAAGAGACGAATATCAGGATTGATGGAATTGGACCAAACTTGAAAGCgatgacagtgaaacaacatgccaaaaaaaaaaaaaaaaggcacaacagTGACACCAAAACTTCCAAACTGACTGCTGACTAGTGGGCAAACAATAACACTGCCTGTGAAGGCATGTCAGTACCAATGAATCGTCACCTCAAAATGCTTGGGCTACAATAAGTATTAAAGTATATGTAATTTacgattttttttatttttttattttaattttaatttttttttgcaccacaCTCAAATCATGAGCACCAGAACGAAAATGAACAACACTGCACTGAATGTACATTTGTCTCGTCACTTGTTCGACTATCCAGCTTTCAACACTTTACTTGGTTCCACGGAGGACAGGTGCTGAGACGCAACAACCAGTCCACTAAATCAAAGATTGACGGTAGCCTGCTAGCCAAACACCAGCccatgttagcattagctcgTGGGCAAATACTGACTCGTTACGTCGTGCAGAGAGTCAAATGCGCGCGTTGGGAACCAAAACACTCCACGTTATCAAGAGTCTGAGGTCCAGTCGCTGATGTATGTCATACAGGGATATTCTCCACATAACAACCGCTGATTGAGGCGGGCGCGTTTACTTACATATTTGCACCGACTCCCGACAGTGATAGTCGCAGAAAGGTGACGTAACATTTTAGCCTGACGTAATCAAAAGTCTTCGCGCACACAGGCAGACAATGGAAATAATATCCCCTGATTCTGGACTGACAGGGGTAGGTTTTCTTCAAGCCTACAGTTATTAGTATGGAAATAATCTACAAATGCATGTTGAGTAGCTTCTGCCTCACAATCAACCATACTAGCTATCATACTAATATTCGAACTTTCAAACTGGTTTGGGTCAACCGTGTGATGCACTTTGCCTGACTGCTGTGACAGGTCCAACAGAGCTCAGCGCAGCGTGCAGTGCGTATGTGATTCCCTGCAGTTGCCTGACAACTTATACTGAGGGAAAAGAAGTCCCAAATTGAAACCGGTAAgggtttcttttccttttaaaatacacagcagcagcaacgtTAACTTGGTTATAGCGTTAGATACGGCCCATGTACTATAACTCATTAAACAAAACGGTTATCTATGAACCTAAAGCTTGTCTGAGATGGTGCTTGTCAAGACTTCAATTCTGGATGTCATCGAGTGAAGGGCACACACACGTTTGCTTTTCCTCTAGGGACGGCCAGAACCGAGATGAACTCCACCGGTGACACTGAGCCGACAGCAGCCGGCAAATCCTCGGGCAGGACCCTCGCTTTGACTGTATGCTCTGCCGCCATTGGAGGCACCTTCCAGTATGGCTACAACATCTCAATCATCAACGCTCCTACCAGCTACATCCAGGGTTTCATCAATGACACCTACATGGAACGCTGGGGCACCGGCCTGGATATGCCTCAGGTGACCCTTGTGTGGACCCTGATTGTATCAGCGTTCCCGCTGGGGGGTTTGCTCGGTGCCCTGATAGGAGGGCCCCTGGCAGTCCGCTTCGGTAGGAAGAACACGCTGCTCCTGAACAACTCCTTCATGTTTGCTGGCGCTGTGCTTGTGCTGACATGCAGGGTGGCCAAATCATTTGAGATGCTCATCATTGCTCGGGTTCTTGTGGGGATGAACTCGGGGGTCAGTATGAATGTCCAGCCTATGTATTTTGGGGAGAGTGCCCCCAAACACCTCCGAGGTGCCGTGGCCTTTTCCTCGGCCGTCTTCACTGCATTCGGGATCTTCCTGGGCCAAGTTGTGGGACTCACTGAGGTGCTGGGTGCAAAGCCTCTTTGGCCCTACTTGTTAGCTAGTAACGCTTTGCCAGGGTTGATCCAGCTCTTTACCCTGCCCTGGTTCCCTGAAAGCCCCAGATACCTTCTCATTGACCGTGGAGACAAGGAAGCATGTATGAAAGCGCTTGGAAGGCTTCGTGGTGGGGAGGCTCCTGTccaagagatggaggagatgcttcaggagcagcagcagcagaaagccGCAAATTCTGGGTGTGCAGCTTCTGCCAAGACGCCCTGGTCCCTGTTCAAGAGTCGTGACCTGCGAGCCCAGCTCAGGACAGTCATGACTGCCAGTTCTGCCATGATGCTCTGCGGCAATGACTCGATCTACTTCTATGCTTATTACATCTTCCTCGCAGCGGGGATCCCTCCAGAGAAAATCCAGTATGTCACCATTGGCACTGGGGCGTCTGAGTTCACTGCCTCTATCCTGAGTAATCTTCTGATTGAACGCGTGGGTCGCAGGTACCTTCTTGTGGGTGGGTACACTCTTATGTCTTGCTGGACCATAGTCTTCACTGTAGCTCTTAACCTCCAGAGCCGTGGGGTGGCTGGGATGGCCTACCTCAGCATGGCGTGTGTGTTCAGCTACATCCTAAGCTTTGGCCTGGGCCCAGCGGGGGTGACGGGGATTTTACCAGCCGAGATCTTTGACCAGGCAGCTCGGCCGGCAGCGTATATGGTCGCTGGCTCGTTCATGTGGATCAGCCTGTTCTCGGTTGGAATGCTGTTCCCCTTCATCGTCAAAGGCCTGGGGGACTTCTGCTTCCTACCCTtcttggttgtgtgtgtggtatcAGCCCTGTCTTTGGGGCTCACTTTACCAGAGACCAAGGGCAAGACTCTGGCCGAGATAACCGCAGAGTTTGATAGACAGAATGGAGTGACGAGGGAGATGCCAGAAAAGCTGGTGGACGAGCCCATTACGCAGCTGGGTGAAGCCTGTTCCTTCACTGCCCTCGCGTATGATCCTGACCCTCACCCGACCACAAGACTGGGGAGGGAAATTTGACATCCTCCAGTAAAAGTGGAGATGAAACGGGCAACACCTTCATGGCCTCTTCAGTGATTGATTACATAACAGATGAAGCCCAAAGTGTCCTTTCAATGAAGCCATTTGTGTAATAATTGATCACCCAGTTATGTTCAAATGTCAAGTTAAATCATGCAAAGCTTTGTATCTGTTAACCAGGAGTGGAAATCATTAGAACACTTATGCTGGTGGATTTCCAAATTTCCAAGACAAGGAATACTGGGAGGAATAATCTATTACAGGTTTTAGTCTTTTCTGTCGTCCTTTCATTCGGTATACCCTGCTTCagcagttttaaaaaagcaggCTTTCACAAAATAATTTTGTCACTATTTTCCACCTCAATCAGCTGCTTTGGTCAATTCTCTTGCAGTTTCTTCGCGTAAACTTGACTTCATGCCAaatttttaatcaacattttgatttacttTGCTTTTATGAATTTATAGTAAGACTTTATTGTACTCCTGAGCTTCATTGAACGCTCCGGGAACAATAAACAGACTGAAGTAAACAGATAAAGTGCTTGTAAACATGCTCTAGTCTTTCCTTAGTGAACCATGCTTCAACTGTGCAACGTTAGACCTGCCGTGCCTGACGTGCTGAACCCAAAGTGTGATGGATTATATACCTCCAGTGTAGCCACATAGCTCATATTCATACCCACTTGAATTGTCTGAACTTATGTACAATAATAGAGGTTTTTGCTGTAGAGTCGGTAATGATTTGAATTGCATGTATTCAAGGATTATCCTCTAATCCAACACACTGCACTTTGTTGATAACAGTGCTTGTTTATGGTGTAATATGATTACATTCTCTGCTCCATCAACATCTCTATCCAAGCCAGTGATCCATGCTTGTGTACATTTTCCTGCTCAGTGATTCAAAGAGGTAACATAGCCTCTCTTAACTCAGTCTACAGACtggactgtatgtgtgttagtATAGACTCCCACGCAAGTGATCCTTCCTACTGGTGCTTCTAACATCAAAATCCCATTTAACCATCtcttgtgatgttttttgtgtgtatacTCACGACCGAattacatgtgtgtttatgactgCAGTGCTGTAAAACAGCCAGTAGATGTCGCCACTGTTGTAGCTCTCCGCTCTGTGCTCAAACGTAAAAATTTTCAAGCGACCAACATGGGTCACAGATGTAACACCCAGGCAAAGATGTAATTCAACAGCTGTCAGCTCACAGGCCTTACAAGCCTTCTGTTGACCATCTGCCACAGCCTCTGTATGTTACCGTTCACAGATTATTTCTTAGGATGAATCAAGGGACAACAtctattcattattttacatttaagatgCTTCACTTAAgagtttatattttttaaaattaataatttatatCATCTGATTATTCCTTGAA encodes the following:
- the LOC119010011 gene encoding RNA-binding protein with serine-rich domain 1-B-like → MAPSPTKRKEDDKGKQRGKEKSGSTKEGADKGRGREKNRTRRSASSRSSRSSSSSSSSSGSSSGSSSGSSSSASSHSGSSSSRSSSSSSSSSSPSPSRQRHNNRRRSRSKSKSAKKDDRDRRRRSPTPKPTKVYLGRLTRNVIKEHIQEIFSTYGKIKMIDMPMNRVHPHLSKGYAYVEFETPEEAEKALKHMDGGQIDGQEITVTAVLTPTVRPPPRRLSPPRRMPPPPPMWRRTPPRMRRRSRSPRRRSPVRRRSRSPGRRRHRSRSSSNSSR
- the LOC119010010 gene encoding solute carrier family 2, facilitated glucose transporter member 11-like, whose translation is MNSTGDTEPTAAGKSSGRTLALTVCSAAIGGTFQYGYNISIINAPTSYIQGFINDTYMERWGTGLDMPQVTLVWTLIVSAFPLGGLLGALIGGPLAVRFGRKNTLLLNNSFMFAGAVLVLTCRVAKSFEMLIIARVLVGMNSGVSMNVQPMYFGESAPKHLRGAVAFSSAVFTAFGIFLGQVVGLTEVLGAKPLWPYLLASNALPGLIQLFTLPWFPESPRYLLIDRGDKEACMKALGRLRGGEAPVQEMEEMLQEQQQQKAANSGCAASAKTPWSLFKSRDLRAQLRTVMTASSAMMLCGNDSIYFYAYYIFLAAGIPPEKIQYVTIGTGASEFTASILSNLLIERVGRRYLLVGGYTLMSCWTIVFTVALNLQSRGVAGMAYLSMACVFSYILSFGLGPAGVTGILPAEIFDQAARPAAYMVAGSFMWISLFSVGMLFPFIVKGLGDFCFLPFLVVCVVSALSLGLTLPETKGKTLAEITAEFDRQNGVTREMPEKLVDEPITQLGEACSFTALAYDPDPHPTTRLGREI